TTTTGCCCGGCGTAGGAGATGTCCATGATGGTCATGCCGTTGAGCATGGTGCCGATCAGCAGCGTGCCGATGATGACGTTGAGCACGCCGCCGCGACCGCCCGATAGCCCGATGCCGCCCAGCACGACGACCAGGATCACGTCGTAGATCAGCGTCGAGTTGAAGATGCGGGTCGGCATCGAATTGACGGAAGCCGCCAGCACGAGGCCGGCAAAGCAGCCGATCAGGGCGGTGATCACATATTGCAGGACAATGATCGGGCGGGAGGGAATGCCGGTAACGCGCGCGGCGTAAGGATTGTCGCCGATCGCATAGATATAAGCGCCCCATCGGGTCTGGCGCAGCAGGAATGCGACCACGATGCAGGCGATCGCGAACATCCAGATCGAGGTGGGAATGCCGAGAACGGTGCCCTGTCCGAGACGTTCGAAGCCGTTCATGCCGGGGCTCCATTGCACGACGTCGAGCTGGAACAGCGTAGCTTGTCCTAGCCCAGCGAGCAGCAGGCCCGTTGCGAGTGTCGCAAACAACGAGGGCACCTCGGCATAGGCGATCAGCCAGCCATTGACGAGACCGAAGGTGATCGTGAGCAGCACGGCGATCATCAGCGAGAACGGCAGCGAATGGCCGTTCTGCACCATCTGAAGCACGAGCCCAGGTGGCACCGCCAGGGCCGCGATCAGCGAGATGTCGATACCGCGACCGATCACGACGATCGCCATGGCGAGGCCGAGGATGCCGAGCACTGCCACGTTCTGGAGCAGCGTCAGCATGTTCTCTGCCGTGAGGAAGCCGTTCAGGAAGATCGAGAACACGAGGA
This portion of the Bradyrhizobium diazoefficiens genome encodes:
- a CDS encoding ABC transporter permease — encoded protein: MKRFRLSQQEIVFVVFALLFLVFSIFLNGFLTAENMLTLLQNVAVLGILGLAMAIVVIGRGIDISLIAALAVPPGLVLQMVQNGHSLPFSLMIAVLLTITFGLVNGWLIAYAEVPSLFATLATGLLLAGLGQATLFQLDVVQWSPGMNGFERLGQGTVLGIPTSIWMFAIACIVVAFLLRQTRWGAYIYAIGDNPYAARVTGIPSRPIIVLQYVITALIGCFAGLVLAASVNSMPTRIFNSTLIYDVILVVVLGGIGLSGGRGGVLNVIIGTLLIGTMLNGMTIMDISYAGQNLIKGVVLLLAVITDSFLNPRNEETAQQGDI